A stretch of the Vigna angularis chloroplast DNA, complete sequence genome encodes the following:
- the psbJ gene encoding photosystem II protein J, with product MADTTGRIPLWIIGTVTGITVIGLIGIFFYGSYSGLGSSL from the coding sequence ATGGCCGATACTACTGGAAGAATTCCTCTTTGGATAATAGGTACTGTAACTGGTATTACTGTGATCGGTTTAATTGGTATTTTCTTTTATGGTTCATATTCCGGATTGGGCTCATCTCTCTAG
- the psbL gene encoding photosystem II protein L, producing MTQSNPNEQNVELNRTSLYWGLLLIFVLAVLFSNYFFN from the coding sequence ATGACACAATCAAACCCAAATGAACAAAATGTGGAATTGAATCGTACCAGTCTCTACTGGGGGTTATTACTTATTTTTGTACTTGCTGTTTTATTTTCAAATTATTTCTTCAATTAA
- the psbF gene encoding photosytem II cytochrome b559 beta subunit, whose protein sequence is MTIDRTYPIFTVRWLAVHGLAVPTVSFLGSISAMQFIQR, encoded by the coding sequence ATGACTATAGATAGGACCTATCCAATTTTTACAGTACGATGGCTAGCTGTTCACGGACTAGCGGTACCCACTGTTTCTTTTTTGGGATCAATATCAGCAATGCAGTTCATCCAACGATAA
- the psbE gene encoding photosystem II cytochrome b559 alpha subunit has product MSGSTGERSFADIITSIRYWIIHSITIPSLFIAGWLFVSTGLAYDVFGSPRPNEYFTENRQGIPLITGRFDPLEQLDEFSRSF; this is encoded by the coding sequence ATGTCTGGAAGCACAGGAGAACGTTCTTTTGCTGATATTATTACCAGTATCCGATACTGGATTATTCATAGCATTACTATACCCTCCCTATTCATTGCAGGTTGGTTATTTGTCAGTACAGGTCTAGCTTATGATGTATTTGGAAGTCCCCGCCCAAACGAGTATTTTACAGAGAACCGACAAGGAATTCCATTAATAACTGGCCGTTTTGATCCTTTGGAACAACTTGATGAATTTAGTAGATCTTTTTAG
- the petL gene encoding cytochrome b6/f complex subunit VI: MPTITSYFGFLLSVLIITSSLFIGLSKIRLI; encoded by the coding sequence ATGCCCACTATCACTAGTTATTTCGGTTTTTTACTATCGGTTTTAATAATAACCTCGTCTCTATTTATTGGTCTTAGTAAAATACGACTTATTTGA
- the petG gene encoding cytochrome b6/f complex subunit V → MIEVFLFGIVLGLIPITLAGLFVTAYLQYRRGDQLNL, encoded by the coding sequence ATGATTGAAGTTTTTCTATTTGGAATCGTGTTAGGTTTAATTCCTATTACTTTGGCTGGATTATTTGTAACTGCATATTTACAATACCGACGAGGTGATCAGTTGAATCTTTGA
- the psaJ gene encoding photosystem I subunit IX produces MRDLKTYLSVAPVVSTLWFGALAGLLIEINRFFPDALIFPFFSF; encoded by the coding sequence ATGCGAGATCTAAAAACATATCTTTCCGTGGCACCAGTAGTAAGTACTTTATGGTTCGGGGCTTTGGCGGGTCTATTGATAGAGATCAATCGTTTTTTTCCAGATGCATTGATATTCCCCTTTTTTTCATTTTAG
- the rps18 gene encoding ribosomal protein S18, translating into MEKSKRLFIKSKRTFRRRLPPIQSGDRIDYKNMGLICRFISEQGKILSRRVNRLTLKQQRLITIAIKQARILSSLPFLNNEKQFEKSESTAKMNTLRKKNRN; encoded by the coding sequence ATGGAAAAATCTAAGCGACTCTTTATTAAATCCAAGCGAACTTTTCGTAGACGTTTGCCCCCGATTCAATCGGGGGACCGAATTGATTATAAAAACATGGGTTTAATTTGTCGATTTATTAGTGAACAAGGAAAAATATTATCTAGACGTGTAAATAGATTGACCTTAAAACAACAACGATTAATTACAATTGCTATAAAACAAGCTCGTATTTTATCTTCGTTACCTTTTCTTAATAACGAAAAACAATTTGAAAAAAGCGAGTCGACTGCTAAAATGAATACTTTAAGAAAAAAAAATAGAAATTAA
- the rpl20 gene encoding ribosomal protein L20, protein MTRIKRGYIAHKRRTKIRFFISSFRGAHSRLTRTITQQKLKALVSAHRDRDRKKRDFRGLWISRINAVIRENQKVSYIYSNLINSLYTKQLLLNRKIVAQIAILKENCLFMIADNIIKT, encoded by the coding sequence ATGACCAGAATTAAACGAGGATATATAGCTCACAAACGGAGGACAAAAATTCGTTTCTTCATATCAAGTTTTCGCGGAGCTCATTCAAGACTTACTCGAACTATTACTCAACAGAAATTGAAAGCTTTGGTTTCGGCTCATCGTGATAGAGATAGGAAAAAAAGAGATTTTCGTGGTTTATGGATTAGTCGAATAAATGCAGTAATTCGCGAGAATCAAAAAGTATCTTATATTTATAGTAATTTAATTAATAGTCTATACACGAAGCAATTGCTTCTTAATCGTAAAATAGTTGCACAAATTGCTATATTAAAAGAGAATTGTCTTTTTATGATTGCCGATAATATCATAAAAACTTAA